The following coding sequences lie in one Opitutus sp. ER46 genomic window:
- a CDS encoding peptidase codes for MKRILLLLIAITVVSGCATTPSKPEPVASSATKESAQPAIPDKPVDVWLMPLEGFPPEYARELEKKFSAELCLNVRATVHAGRTPKMFGPSKQMLGERVRDELKVPLQRLYDVTPKTIFVVLTRDDLNSEDGGTRFLFAMHFPPERLSVVSMARLSDSFFGKKDTPEVTKLRLYKMVKKAIGTQYYAYPRSTDLKSVMYSPVMSLDDLDAVGTDF; via the coding sequence TTGAAACGAATCCTTCTGCTCCTGATCGCGATTACGGTTGTGTCAGGCTGCGCGACCACGCCGAGCAAGCCCGAGCCGGTCGCGTCGTCTGCGACTAAGGAATCGGCGCAGCCTGCGATTCCTGACAAGCCGGTGGATGTCTGGCTCATGCCGTTGGAGGGCTTCCCGCCTGAGTATGCGCGGGAGTTGGAAAAGAAATTTTCCGCCGAGCTTTGCCTGAACGTGCGCGCGACGGTCCACGCCGGTCGCACGCCGAAAATGTTCGGGCCGTCGAAGCAGATGCTGGGCGAGCGCGTGCGCGACGAATTAAAAGTGCCGCTCCAGCGGCTCTACGATGTCACGCCCAAGACGATCTTCGTGGTGCTCACGCGGGACGATCTCAACAGTGAGGACGGCGGAACCCGGTTTTTGTTCGCCATGCACTTTCCGCCAGAGCGGTTATCGGTCGTGTCGATGGCTCGTTTGAGCGACTCGTTTTTTGGAAAGAAAGACACGCCCGAGGTCACCAAACTGCGGCTCTACAAAATGGTCAAGAAGGCGATCGGCACCCAATACTACGCGTATCCGCGCTCCACGGACTTGAAGAGCGTCATGTATTCCCCCGTGATGAGTCTCGACGACCTTGATGCCGTTGGCACGGATTTTTGA
- a CDS encoding RHS repeat-associated core domain-containing protein, whose protein sequence is MARTLKFNPAMLFLHPKPAAFSLPTDALEYDADNQLSKWNNQTVICDADGNMTTGPSPSGAMKTYSYDARNRLTSFDGSGYTYNPDGLRTAVTGTGAASFLVDPNAALSRVLRRTKGGVTTYYVYGHGLLYQESGGVTRTYHGNQVGSTLVLTDDSQNVTDRIGYAPYGTITERTGSTDTPFLFNGEYGVMTDTNGLICMRNRYYNPRLMRFLNADPIGFGGGLNWYAFVSNNPISKTDPSGLQDFIAGFGPMPAPVPPGSYTYNGPTTVGGMAKAVGQSYVQAGQAFGGAVKDIATFGGNTQKQELFSAIMTPVKVGGYIASGEGFAISAVALNAGKLTGAQTVKHMVSWVANGFVLGTLAGDAAYKLNGQAPTGLGGSGPLGAAGTIAGEPLAGGLLDVGLAFYTPPQFGGEIALATWVLAAMEAAGSSGNSSATTCKK, encoded by the coding sequence ATGGCACGAACCTTGAAGTTCAACCCTGCCATGCTGTTCTTGCACCCCAAGCCTGCCGCGTTCAGCCTGCCGACCGATGCGCTGGAGTACGATGCCGACAACCAGCTTTCAAAATGGAACAACCAGACGGTGATCTGCGATGCTGACGGGAACATGACGACCGGACCCTCGCCGAGCGGCGCGATGAAAACCTACAGCTATGACGCGCGCAACCGGCTGACGTCGTTCGACGGTTCCGGATACACCTACAATCCGGACGGCCTGCGGACGGCGGTGACCGGCACCGGCGCGGCAAGCTTCCTGGTGGACCCCAATGCGGCGCTATCCCGGGTGTTGCGACGGACGAAAGGCGGCGTGACCACCTACTACGTGTACGGGCATGGACTGCTGTACCAGGAATCCGGTGGCGTGACCCGGACGTACCACGGCAACCAAGTCGGCAGCACCCTGGTCCTGACCGACGACAGCCAGAACGTGACCGACCGGATCGGGTACGCGCCTTACGGGACGATCACCGAGCGCACCGGCAGCACCGACACCCCGTTCCTCTTCAACGGGGAATACGGCGTGATGACCGATACCAACGGACTGATCTGCATGCGCAACCGCTACTACAACCCGCGGCTGATGCGGTTCCTCAACGCCGACCCCATCGGCTTTGGCGGGGGACTCAACTGGTATGCCTTCGTCAGCAACAATCCGATCAGCAAGACGGACCCGAGCGGGCTTCAGGATTTTATCGCTGGGTTCGGACCTATGCCTGCGCCAGTTCCGCCTGGCTCCTACACCTACAATGGACCGACGACGGTGGGCGGAATGGCCAAAGCAGTCGGGCAGTCTTACGTGCAGGCTGGTCAGGCGTTCGGAGGCGCCGTTAAGGACATCGCAACCTTCGGTGGAAATACTCAAAAACAAGAGCTGTTCTCCGCGATCATGACGCCAGTAAAAGTGGGCGGCTATATCGCATCGGGTGAGGGGTTCGCGATAAGTGCGGTCGCTCTTAACGCGGGTAAGTTAACAGGTGCGCAGACAGTAAAGCACATGGTTAGCTGGGTAGCCAATGGGTTTGTGCTCGGCACGTTGGCAGGTGATGCAGCCTACAAGCTCAACGGCCAGGCTCCCACCGGTCTCGGTGGCAGCGGTCCGCTTGGAGCTGCGGGAACGATCGCAGGAGAACCCTTGGCAGGTGGATTGTTGGATGTCGGACTCGCATTTTATACTCCGCCCCAGTTTGGTGGCGAGATTGCGCTAGCGACATGGGTTCTGGCCGCTATGGAAGCGGCGGGGTCGAGTGGCAATAGTTCGGCAACCACCTGCAAAAAATGA